One Phocaeicola dorei genomic region harbors:
- a CDS encoding ABC transporter permease gives MKESPFIAVLKRELDRMVSRRIYFASCIVLPLFSIFFMATIFGNGQMENLPVGIVDGDNTATSREIIRMTEAVPTFRITRHYADEVEARADVQRKSIYGYLSIPSGFEAKVMDGKETALTYYYHYALMSVGSEIHGAFQSLLKSISVVPIVTHAVALGINQEEIESFLLPVTTQNHPLFNPDMDYSVYLTQPFFFVFLQVILLLVTTYSIGSEGKFHTSANWLAVADGNIWVAVTAKLLPYSFIFIVMSILANYVFFGVMHIPMDCGFWALNFTSALLVIATQALAVFLFSLFPALSIIISIVSMVGSLGATLGGVTFPVPHMFAPVYYASYLFPVRHFVEIGQNLLYGNYGYAYMWGNAACLLLFLIPPLLLLPHLKRSLISRKYDDIE, from the coding sequence ATGAAAGAATCTCCTTTTATAGCGGTATTGAAACGTGAACTGGACCGTATGGTTTCCCGGCGCATTTATTTTGCGTCGTGTATCGTCTTGCCTTTGTTCTCTATCTTCTTTATGGCTACAATTTTTGGTAACGGACAGATGGAGAATCTGCCTGTGGGTATTGTGGATGGTGATAATACAGCCACTTCTCGTGAGATAATTCGTATGACCGAGGCTGTTCCTACTTTCCGCATTACTCGGCATTATGCTGATGAAGTGGAGGCCAGGGCAGATGTGCAGCGGAAAAGTATTTATGGATACCTCAGTATTCCGTCTGGTTTTGAAGCAAAGGTGATGGATGGTAAGGAAACAGCTCTGACTTATTATTACCATTATGCATTGATGAGTGTGGGAAGTGAGATTCACGGAGCATTTCAAAGTTTGTTGAAAAGCATTTCGGTAGTTCCCATTGTCACTCATGCTGTGGCACTGGGTATAAATCAGGAAGAGATAGAATCTTTTCTGTTACCGGTTACCACACAGAATCATCCGTTATTTAATCCTGATATGGATTATTCGGTTTATCTTACACAGCCATTCTTTTTCGTTTTTCTGCAAGTTATCTTGTTGTTGGTCACCACATATTCCATTGGCAGTGAAGGGAAATTCCATACTTCAGCCAACTGGCTTGCGGTGGCAGATGGGAATATTTGGGTGGCGGTTACTGCCAAGTTGCTTCCATATAGTTTTATCTTTATCGTTATGAGTATTCTGGCAAACTATGTCTTTTTTGGTGTTATGCATATACCGATGGATTGTGGTTTTTGGGCGTTGAATTTTACTTCGGCACTATTGGTCATTGCTACGCAGGCACTGGCGGTTTTTCTGTTCTCTCTTTTTCCTGCGTTGAGTATTATTATCAGTATAGTTTCCATGGTAGGGTCGTTAGGCGCTACCCTTGGCGGGGTTACATTTCCGGTGCCTCACATGTTTGCACCGGTGTACTATGCCTCTTATCTTTTTCCTGTCCGTCATTTTGTCGAGATTGGACAGAATCTTCTTTATGGCAACTATGGTTATGCGTATATGTGGGGTAATGCAGCCTGTCTGCTGTTGTTTCTTATTCCCCCTTTATTGTTGTTACCTCATTTGAAACGCTCTTTAATCAGTCGGAAATATGACGATATTGAATAA
- a CDS encoding HlyD family secretion protein, with amino-acid sequence MEKEKKQLGVAFIVVLVAIVMVSAIGIIAMSDKPVVLQGQIEATEIRISGKLPGRIDTFLVREGQYVKMGDTLVVINSPEAWAKFQQVNALEDIAKFQNKKIDDGTRRQIVRSVEELWNKSKSDLQLAKVTYGRIQALYKDSVVTSQRKDEVEAMYKAAVAAERAAHQQFLLVKDGAQKEDKESARSLVDAARGTVNEVQALLMDARLTAPENGQISTIYPKRGELVGAGTPIMSLVVLDDCHVVLNVREDYMPYFRMNKNFMGDIPALDVKNKVFKINYISPLGSFATWRSTKQTGTYDMKTFEIHALPVEPMEGLRPGMSVLVNLDELK; translated from the coding sequence ATGGAAAAAGAGAAGAAACAGTTAGGAGTCGCTTTTATCGTTGTTCTTGTGGCCATTGTTATGGTGTCTGCCATTGGGATTATAGCTATGAGCGATAAACCGGTTGTATTGCAAGGGCAGATAGAAGCTACTGAAATACGGATTTCTGGAAAACTTCCCGGTCGAATTGATACCTTTTTGGTCCGGGAGGGACAGTATGTAAAGATGGGCGACACCTTGGTTGTGATTAACAGTCCTGAGGCTTGGGCGAAGTTCCAGCAGGTAAATGCCTTGGAAGATATTGCGAAATTTCAGAATAAGAAAATTGACGACGGTACACGTCGGCAAATAGTCCGTTCGGTAGAAGAATTGTGGAACAAGTCAAAGAGTGACTTGCAACTGGCCAAGGTGACGTATGGCCGTATTCAGGCGCTTTACAAAGATAGCGTGGTCACCAGTCAGCGGAAAGATGAAGTGGAAGCCATGTATAAAGCTGCTGTTGCCGCCGAACGGGCAGCGCATCAACAATTTTTATTAGTGAAGGACGGAGCGCAGAAAGAGGATAAAGAGAGTGCCCGCTCCTTGGTGGATGCGGCTCGGGGCACTGTGAATGAGGTTCAGGCCTTGTTGATGGATGCCCGCCTCACAGCTCCCGAAAACGGACAGATATCAACCATCTACCCCAAGCGTGGAGAACTGGTAGGAGCGGGGACTCCCATTATGAGCTTGGTAGTATTAGATGATTGCCATGTAGTGCTTAATGTCCGTGAGGACTATATGCCTTATTTCCGTATGAACAAGAATTTCATGGGAGATATTCCGGCTCTTGATGTAAAAAACAAGGTATTTAAAATCAATTACATCAGCCCGTTGGGGAGTTTTGCTACTTGGCGATCTACCAAGCAGACGGGGACGTACGATATGAAAACTTTTGAAATTCATGCGCTGCCTGTAGAGCCGATGGAGGGGTTAAGACCGGGTATGTCCGTCTTGGTAAATTTGGATGAATTGAAATGA
- a CDS encoding TolC family protein, translating to MHYKIFLCVLLFPVSLSAQNGELSLTLEQSASLMNKGSHTLQMADKAIEIARSERQKMNAFWYPSLNASGAYVHLSNNIEVKEPLKQFTDPAKDFVHSIVPDDKFISSILDNIGAHTLTFPLLERNLTTIDANVMWPLFTGGKRIFATRIGNRMVDLAKAGREEAGATLQSELVETYYALRLAQRVVDVREQTFLGLQKHYRNAMKLEKNGMINKAERLFAQVTMDEARRELESARKDLNVAQNALKVLLNVEDATSINPSSPLFMNHDLPDELYFKNLVSTGNYIVSKLRIQEVMADNQLKISKSAYIPTIALFGKQTLYADNLPKNLMPRTLIGVGFTWNIFDGLNREANIRQARLTKQTLQLGREKVQNELGVLVDKLYSEIQNAKDDVAALNTTIEMSRELVRIRKKSFQEGMATSTDVIDAETMLSKVQIAFLLAYYKYDVALASLLSTCGMPESFWQYSRTGQTENFIFGK from the coding sequence ATGCATTATAAAATATTTTTATGTGTCCTTTTGTTCCCGGTTTCATTATCAGCTCAAAACGGGGAATTATCTTTAACATTGGAACAATCTGCCAGCCTGATGAACAAGGGCAGCCACACGTTGCAAATGGCGGATAAGGCTATAGAGATAGCACGCAGTGAGCGACAAAAGATGAATGCTTTTTGGTATCCGTCTTTGAATGCATCGGGGGCATACGTCCATTTGTCCAACAATATTGAGGTCAAGGAACCTTTAAAGCAATTTACCGATCCGGCAAAAGACTTTGTACATTCCATTGTGCCCGATGATAAATTTATTTCTTCTATTCTTGATAATATAGGTGCGCATACCCTTACTTTTCCTTTGTTAGAACGTAACCTGACAACCATAGATGCTAATGTGATGTGGCCGCTTTTTACAGGCGGAAAACGAATCTTTGCGACCCGTATTGGTAACCGTATGGTAGATTTGGCCAAAGCAGGTAGGGAAGAGGCGGGAGCTACTTTGCAATCGGAGCTGGTGGAAACTTATTATGCTTTGCGTCTGGCGCAAAGAGTGGTGGATGTACGCGAGCAAACCTTTCTAGGCTTACAGAAACATTACCGTAATGCTATGAAACTGGAGAAGAACGGTATGATAAATAAGGCCGAACGCCTCTTTGCCCAGGTCACTATGGATGAAGCCAGACGTGAGTTGGAATCTGCTCGGAAAGATTTAAATGTAGCGCAAAATGCCTTGAAAGTTTTGTTGAATGTGGAAGACGCTACATCCATTAATCCCAGTTCTCCTTTGTTTATGAACCATGATCTGCCCGATGAACTTTATTTCAAGAATCTGGTCAGTACCGGCAACTATATAGTAAGTAAATTGCGAATACAGGAGGTGATGGCAGATAATCAATTGAAAATCAGTAAAAGTGCATACATCCCTACCATTGCATTGTTTGGAAAGCAGACACTTTATGCAGACAATCTTCCGAAAAACTTGATGCCCCGTACTTTGATAGGGGTGGGCTTTACTTGGAATATATTCGACGGGCTGAACCGTGAAGCCAATATCCGTCAGGCGCGTCTTACTAAACAAACTTTGCAACTGGGACGGGAAAAGGTTCAGAATGAATTGGGAGTTCTGGTAGACAAGTTATATAGCGAAATTCAGAATGCAAAGGATGATGTCGCCGCACTCAATACCACGATTGAGATGAGTCGTGAACTGGTACGTATCCGTAAAAAGTCCTTTCAGGAAGGAATGGCTACCTCTACTGATGTGATTGATGCAGAAACCATGTTGTCCAAGGTGCAGATTGCTTTTTTGCTGGCTTATTATAAATATGATGTGGCACTGGCATCTCTGCTCTCTACTTGCGGAATGCCCGAAAGCTTTTGGCAGTATAGCCGTACCGGACAAACTGAGAACTTTATATTCGGAAAATAA
- a CDS encoding DUF5686 family protein has product MHYIRIVRLIIFCLLLPLAVQAKREKVDMPDKPVVSDSILQCIFQFSPFYSRIIDEYKADLYIKGKVKVHKRNHLIRYVPSMFRFEKHINDYLMESLSELHYTAPDIYDRKIKAVSTTFPRNRGQITDVMDYLNMNIYSSSLMSDKLLSPLDKKSSRYYHYLLDSIAGSSDCQRYKILIIPKFRGTQLVSGYMWVSDQIWTIRELYIEGVYDVIRFKVRVKMGEEGDVEFLPVQFDLNLVFKFLGNHLEMDIGAWLKYNEIKFYEGAARRKSQKKHHHDLTESYKLTCDSEQLITDKEKFNELRPIPLSALEDSLYRSYALRQDTLLRVPKKKKNEHLEFWGELGDMLISSYNVNLSSMGSVRCSPLINPVLLDYSHSRGFSYKQKFKYSRLFHDGRVLRISPQIGYNFTHKELYVKADADWQYWPEKQASFEVSVGNGNRIYSSVVLDQLKQLPDSTFNFDQLELDYFKDVYLNLFHNIEIVNGLFVKAGVSVHWRYLINNSKVILEKPLPDKDWAALRGIRSEYNSFAPRIRIEWTPGMYYYMNGRRKMNVGSSMPTFMLDYERGIKGVFKSTGAHERWEFDIQQNLKLSGIRSIGYRIGGGMFTKQEDMYFVDFANFARRNLPEGWNDDIGGTFQLLDGRWYNSSRQYWRGNFTYESPFILLKPLNRWLGLVQQERLYGGILFMPHLNPYIELGYGIGTHIFDVGAFVSTINGQFDTFGFKFTFELFNK; this is encoded by the coding sequence ATGCACTATATACGGATTGTCAGACTGATTATATTTTGTCTTTTGTTACCTTTAGCTGTTCAGGCTAAGAGGGAAAAGGTTGATATGCCCGACAAGCCGGTGGTGTCTGATTCCATTCTTCAGTGTATTTTCCAGTTTTCGCCGTTCTATTCCCGTATCATTGATGAGTATAAGGCTGATTTATATATAAAAGGAAAAGTGAAGGTACATAAGCGCAATCACCTTATCCGCTATGTACCGTCCATGTTCCGTTTCGAAAAACACATCAATGATTATCTTATGGAGTCTCTTAGTGAGTTGCATTATACGGCCCCTGATATATACGACCGTAAGATAAAGGCGGTATCTACTACATTTCCACGTAACAGGGGACAGATAACGGATGTGATGGATTATTTGAACATGAATATCTATTCTTCTTCATTGATGTCCGATAAACTTCTTTCTCCGTTGGATAAGAAATCTAGCAGATATTATCATTATTTATTGGATTCTATAGCTGGTTCTTCCGACTGCCAGCGGTATAAAATACTCATTATTCCCAAATTCCGTGGTACGCAATTGGTCAGTGGATATATGTGGGTTAGTGATCAGATATGGACTATTCGTGAACTTTATATTGAGGGCGTTTATGATGTGATCCGCTTCAAAGTTCGTGTCAAGATGGGGGAGGAGGGCGATGTGGAGTTTCTGCCGGTGCAGTTTGATTTGAATCTTGTTTTTAAGTTTCTAGGTAACCATCTGGAAATGGATATAGGAGCCTGGTTGAAGTACAATGAGATTAAATTTTATGAAGGAGCCGCCCGGCGTAAATCTCAAAAGAAGCATCACCATGATCTGACGGAATCCTACAAGCTGACTTGTGATTCGGAACAGCTGATAACAGATAAGGAAAAGTTCAATGAACTGCGTCCCATTCCGTTATCCGCTTTGGAAGATTCTTTGTACAGAAGTTATGCTTTACGTCAAGATACGCTTTTACGCGTACCGAAAAAGAAGAAGAATGAACATTTGGAGTTTTGGGGAGAGTTGGGTGATATGCTTATCAGTAGTTACAATGTGAATTTGTCCAGCATGGGGAGTGTGCGTTGTTCTCCACTTATTAATCCGGTGTTGTTGGATTATAGTCACAGCAGGGGTTTTTCATATAAGCAGAAGTTTAAATACAGTCGGCTTTTTCATGATGGGCGTGTACTTAGAATCAGTCCGCAGATAGGTTATAATTTTACACATAAGGAACTTTATGTGAAAGCGGATGCCGATTGGCAATATTGGCCGGAAAAGCAGGCTAGTTTTGAGGTTAGTGTAGGTAACGGTAACCGCATATATAGTAGTGTCGTATTGGATCAGCTAAAGCAATTGCCCGATAGTACCTTTAATTTTGACCAATTGGAGTTGGATTATTTTAAGGATGTGTATCTCAATCTGTTCCATAATATAGAAATAGTGAATGGCTTGTTTGTTAAAGCAGGTGTTTCCGTACATTGGAGGTATCTGATAAATAATTCGAAAGTCATTCTTGAAAAGCCGTTGCCTGATAAGGATTGGGCGGCATTGCGAGGTATCAGATCAGAATACAATAGTTTTGCACCTCGTATACGTATTGAATGGACTCCTGGTATGTATTATTACATGAACGGTCGCCGGAAGATGAATGTAGGTTCCAGTATGCCTACTTTTATGCTGGATTATGAACGGGGTATTAAAGGTGTATTCAAGAGTACGGGTGCTCATGAACGTTGGGAGTTTGATATACAGCAAAACTTGAAGCTAAGCGGAATCCGAAGTATCGGTTATCGCATTGGGGGGGGGATGTTTACCAAGCAGGAAGATATGTATTTCGTGGATTTTGCCAACTTTGCCCGTCGTAATCTTCCCGAAGGATGGAATGATGATATTGGTGGCACTTTCCAATTGTTGGACGGACGTTGGTATAACTCCTCACGTCAGTACTGGCGGGGGAATTTCACTTATGAGTCTCCCTTTATTCTCTTGAAACCCTTAAACCGTTGGCTGGGGTTAGTCCAGCAGGAGCGCTTGTATGGTGGTATCCTGTTCATGCCACATCTTAATCCATATATCGAGTTGGGTTATGGCATCGGTACACATATATTTGATGTGGGGGCTTTTGTAAGCACTATCAACGGGCAATTTGATACCTTTGGTTTTAAATTCACTTTCGAGTTATTTAATAAATAA
- a CDS encoding glutamine synthetase III yields MSKMRFFALQELANRRPVKVDYPSEKLADYYGNHVFDRKKMQEYLPSEAYKAVINAIEKGTPINREMADMIANGMKNWAKTFNVTHYTHWFQPLTDGTAEKHDGFIEFGDDGNVIERFSGKLLIQQEPDASSFPNGGIRNTFEARGYTAWDVSSPAFIVDSTLCIPTIFISYTGEALDYKTPLLKALGAVDKAATEVCRMFDPNVKRVFANLGWEQEYFLVDTALYNARPDLCLTGRTLMGHSSAKDQQLDDHYFGSIPPRVTSFMKELELECHKLGIPVKTRHNEVAPNQFELAPIFEDVNLANDHNQLVMDLMKRIASKHNFTVLLHEKPFKGVNGSGKHNNWSLCTDTGINLFSPAKTAEGNMLFLTFIVNVLMMVYKNQDLLRASIVSAGNSHRLGANEAPPAILSIFLGRHLSHMLDEVVARLNDAELTPDEKKALQLGIGRIPAILQDNTDRNRTSPFAFTGNRFEFRAAGSSANCAASMIVINAAMAHQLNEFKTQIDKLVNGGMEQEEALYKVLKETIIASQNIRFEGDGYSEEWKAEAARRGLTNICHVPEAILKFNDKQSRAVLIGEKIFNENELFCRIEVELEKFTKKVQIESRVLGDLAINHIVPTAVIYQNRLLENLRGLKEIFSTEEYEKLTEDRKNLVREIQNRILAIKKAVHNMTEARKVANHLGSQVEKAFSYEEQVRPYLEEIRDHIDHLELEIDDEIWPLPKYRELLFTK; encoded by the coding sequence ATGTCCAAAATGAGATTTTTTGCTCTACAGGAGTTAGCCAACAGACGCCCCGTTAAAGTTGACTACCCCTCTGAAAAGTTAGCTGATTATTACGGTAACCACGTATTCGACCGTAAAAAAATGCAGGAATATCTGCCTAGTGAGGCTTATAAAGCAGTAATAAACGCAATTGAGAAAGGTACCCCTATCAATCGTGAAATGGCCGACATGATAGCCAATGGCATGAAGAATTGGGCAAAGACCTTCAATGTTACCCACTACACTCATTGGTTCCAGCCTCTGACTGACGGAACTGCCGAAAAGCACGACGGCTTTATTGAATTCGGTGATGACGGTAATGTTATAGAACGCTTCTCGGGCAAACTGCTTATCCAACAAGAACCGGATGCGTCCAGTTTTCCCAACGGCGGTATCCGGAACACATTTGAAGCCCGAGGCTATACGGCATGGGATGTTTCTTCTCCGGCTTTCATTGTAGACAGCACACTTTGTATTCCTACTATCTTCATCTCTTATACAGGCGAAGCACTCGACTATAAAACTCCTTTATTGAAGGCATTAGGTGCTGTAGACAAAGCAGCAACTGAAGTTTGCAGAATGTTCGATCCAAACGTAAAACGCGTATTCGCCAATCTAGGTTGGGAACAAGAATACTTTTTAGTGGATACCGCACTATATAATGCACGTCCGGATCTTTGTCTGACCGGACGCACCTTAATGGGACACTCGTCTGCCAAGGACCAGCAGCTAGATGACCACTACTTCGGTTCCATCCCTCCACGTGTAACCAGCTTTATGAAAGAGTTGGAACTGGAATGTCACAAACTAGGAATTCCGGTAAAAACACGGCATAACGAAGTGGCTCCCAACCAATTTGAGCTAGCCCCTATTTTTGAAGATGTAAATCTGGCCAACGACCACAACCAGCTGGTAATGGACCTGATGAAGCGTATCGCTTCCAAACATAATTTTACTGTACTGCTCCACGAAAAACCATTCAAGGGAGTAAACGGATCGGGCAAACACAACAACTGGTCACTTTGTACAGACACAGGTATCAATTTGTTCTCTCCTGCCAAGACTGCGGAAGGAAATATGCTTTTCCTTACTTTCATAGTCAACGTACTGATGATGGTCTATAAAAACCAGGATTTACTACGTGCCTCTATTGTCAGTGCCGGAAACAGCCATCGCCTGGGAGCAAATGAAGCACCTCCCGCCATTCTGTCTATTTTCCTAGGACGTCATCTTTCCCATATGTTAGACGAAGTAGTGGCACGTCTGAATGACGCTGAACTGACCCCTGATGAAAAGAAAGCATTGCAATTGGGTATCGGGCGCATACCTGCCATATTGCAAGACAATACAGACCGTAACCGTACCTCTCCTTTTGCCTTCACCGGAAACCGTTTTGAATTCCGTGCCGCAGGTTCATCTGCTAACTGTGCCGCATCAATGATTGTTATCAATGCCGCTATGGCACACCAGTTGAATGAGTTCAAGACCCAGATAGATAAATTAGTAAACGGAGGGATGGAACAGGAAGAAGCTCTATACAAGGTATTAAAAGAAACCATTATCGCTTCACAAAACATCCGTTTTGAAGGTGACGGCTACTCGGAAGAATGGAAAGCAGAAGCCGCGCGACGCGGATTGACTAATATCTGCCATGTACCCGAAGCCATCCTGAAGTTCAACGATAAACAATCTCGTGCAGTACTGATAGGCGAAAAAATATTCAATGAAAATGAATTGTTTTGCCGTATAGAAGTGGAACTGGAAAAGTTTACTAAAAAGGTCCAGATTGAAAGCCGTGTACTAGGCGACCTGGCCATCAATCATATTGTTCCCACAGCTGTAATTTATCAGAACAGACTATTAGAAAATCTTCGTGGTCTAAAAGAGATATTCTCCACCGAAGAATATGAAAAACTGACCGAGGACCGGAAGAATTTGGTACGTGAAATTCAAAACCGCATACTTGCTATTAAAAAAGCTGTGCACAACATGACAGAAGCCCGAAAAGTAGCAAATCATTTGGGAAGCCAAGTAGAGAAAGCCTTCAGTTACGAGGAACAAGTGCGTCCATATTTGGAAGAAATCCGCGACCATATTGACCATTTGGAACTAGAAATAGACGATGAGATTTGGCCATTACCTAAATATCGTGAATTACTGTTCACCAAATAA
- a CDS encoding Crp/Fnr family transcriptional regulator, with the protein MVRKELSETEIAESIPDLWQPLTQEQREFLAQNFTIQKYKKNETIYCEGETPMHLMCLLSGKVKIYKEGVGGRSQIIRVLKTKEYFAYRAFFAEGNFVTAASAFEPCTICLIPMPAIMKLIKDNSELALFFIRQLSIDLGISDERTVNLTQKHIRGRLAESLLFLKDTYGVEEDESTLSIYLSREDLANLSNMTTSNAIRTLSNFATEKLITIDGRKIKIIDEEKLKKISKIG; encoded by the coding sequence ATGGTTAGAAAAGAATTATCAGAAACTGAGATTGCTGAAAGTATACCAGACTTATGGCAACCTTTAACACAGGAACAAAGAGAGTTCTTGGCTCAGAACTTTACGATACAAAAGTATAAAAAGAATGAGACGATATACTGCGAAGGAGAAACTCCGATGCACCTTATGTGTCTTCTTAGTGGAAAAGTAAAAATCTACAAAGAAGGTGTGGGAGGACGTAGCCAGATTATCCGCGTATTAAAGACGAAAGAATATTTCGCATACCGAGCCTTTTTTGCCGAAGGGAACTTTGTGACAGCTGCTTCTGCTTTCGAACCTTGCACTATCTGCCTTATTCCCATGCCGGCCATTATGAAACTGATAAAAGACAACTCAGAATTAGCTTTGTTCTTTATCCGCCAACTTTCTATCGATTTGGGAATTTCTGATGAAAGAACCGTAAATCTTACACAAAAACATATTCGTGGGCGATTGGCAGAATCTCTGTTATTTTTGAAAGATACTTATGGAGTAGAAGAAGATGAATCTACACTAAGCATTTACCTTTCACGAGAAGATTTGGCAAACTTATCAAATATGACTACTTCGAACGCAATCCGTACGCTTTCTAACTTTGCAACTGAAAAACTAATTACCATCGACGGTAGAAAAATTAAAATCATTGATGAAGAGAAACTAAAAAAAATCAGCAAAATAGGATAA
- a CDS encoding ferritin-like domain-containing protein: MAKESVNILKDKIDIVDLLAQLNAALSEEWLAFYQYWVGSFVVEGAMRGDVQREFQEHAAEEYNHAKLLADRIIELEGVPVLDPKQWFDLARCKYDAPVDFGSEILLKQNVESERCAIYRYQQIAEFTNGIDFTTCDIAKHIMAEEEDHEQDLQDYLNDIARMKAYILKK, encoded by the coding sequence ATGGCTAAAGAATCTGTGAATATCCTGAAGGATAAAATTGACATTGTGGACTTGTTGGCTCAGCTGAATGCAGCTCTGTCTGAAGAATGGTTGGCTTTCTACCAGTATTGGGTAGGTTCGTTCGTAGTAGAAGGCGCTATGCGCGGTGATGTACAACGCGAGTTTCAAGAACATGCAGCCGAGGAATATAACCATGCAAAATTATTGGCCGACCGTATCATTGAATTGGAAGGTGTACCCGTACTTGACCCTAAACAATGGTTTGATTTAGCTCGCTGCAAATATGATGCGCCCGTAGATTTCGGTTCGGAAATCTTGTTGAAACAAAATGTAGAATCCGAACGTTGTGCCATCTACCGTTATCAGCAAATTGCCGAATTCACAAACGGAATTGACTTCACCACTTGTGATATTGCCAAACATATTATGGCAGAAGAAGAGGACCATGAACAAGATTTGCAAGATTACTTAAATGATATAGCCCGCATGAAGGCTTATATTCTAAAAAAATAA
- the kdsA gene encoding 3-deoxy-8-phosphooctulonate synthase, with amino-acid sequence MTISDLRKTDNFFLLAGPCVIEGEEMALRIADRIVKITDKLGIPYVFKGSYRKANRSRLDSFTGIGDEKALKVLRKVRETFDIPIVTDIHSAGEAAMAAEYVDVLQIPAFLCRQTDLLVAAAHTGKIVNIKKGQFLSPGAMRFAADKVVEAGNDQVMLTERGTTFGYQDLIVDYRGIPEMQTLGFPVILDVTHSLQQPNQTAGVTGGMPQLIETVAKAGIAVGVDGLFMETHEDPSVAKSDGANMLKLDLLEGLLTKLVRIRQVL; translated from the coding sequence ATGACAATTTCAGATTTAAGAAAGACAGATAATTTCTTTTTATTGGCTGGTCCTTGTGTGATCGAAGGAGAGGAAATGGCTCTCCGAATAGCAGATCGTATTGTGAAAATAACAGATAAACTGGGTATTCCCTATGTGTTTAAAGGGTCTTATCGTAAGGCTAACCGTTCCCGTTTGGATTCGTTTACAGGAATAGGTGATGAAAAGGCTTTGAAAGTACTTCGTAAAGTACGGGAAACTTTTGATATTCCTATAGTAACCGATATTCACAGTGCTGGAGAAGCTGCTATGGCCGCTGAGTATGTGGATGTGTTGCAGATTCCTGCCTTTCTTTGTCGCCAGACTGACTTGCTGGTGGCGGCAGCCCATACCGGAAAGATTGTCAACATCAAGAAAGGACAATTTTTATCACCTGGTGCCATGCGTTTTGCTGCTGACAAAGTGGTGGAGGCGGGTAATGATCAGGTTATGCTGACTGAACGAGGAACGACTTTCGGGTATCAGGATCTGATTGTAGATTATCGGGGTATTCCGGAAATGCAGACTTTAGGTTTTCCTGTGATTCTGGATGTGACACATTCTCTGCAACAGCCTAATCAAACTGCTGGTGTGACAGGTGGTATGCCGCAGCTTATTGAAACGGTAGCCAAGGCTGGCATAGCGGTAGGAGTGGACGGTTTGTTTATGGAAACCCATGAAGACCCTTCTGTAGCTAAGAGTGACGGAGCGAATATGCTGAAACTGGATTTATTGGAAGGGTTATTGACCAAACTGGTGAGAATCCGTCAGGTGTTATAA